The sequence below is a genomic window from Perca fluviatilis chromosome 13, GENO_Pfluv_1.0, whole genome shotgun sequence.
aACCCgataagaagaagaaacacagctacttttaaacattatcaaagactcaGATATCAACAGGTTTCTGGATATGAGGCAATCTTTTGTAGAAgctggatgaatgaatgaaaaagtcctatatgtatgtttaacattaaatcaTGATGCATAAATATATGAACGCCAATAATTATTTTAGTAGCTTAGTGCCCgattaatgtgtggattatGTTCTGGGTGAATGGGTGTGTtatttggtctctaaaatgtggacCAGTGTTCCCCAAAAAGCCCatgatgacgtcctcaaatgtcttgttttgtccacaactcaaagatattcagtttactgtcccagaggagagaagaaactagaacgtattcacatttaacaagctgacatcacacaagttttacTCAAACTACGGAAGCCCTGAAAGGCAAGGTGAAATAACAAGTTAATCCGGGCATCGTCTGCATTTGGCTGAACTTTCACTTCCCTTTGGATCGTGCACTAAGGATACCTAAGTGTTGAatcatcatcctcctcctccatatTTCCTGTGGGTACTCATGTGTTTGTATAAATTTCCACTCTGTGCAAAAGACTTCTTACACACCAAGCACCTGaacggcttctctcctgtgtggattctcatgtgatCATCCAGATGTGTCTTGCGGCCAAATCTattcccacactcagagcaacGAAACGCTCTCTTTCCCGTGTGGACTCTCATGTGTATCTGTAAACTTCCACTTTGCATATAcgatttcttacagactgagcagctgaaaggtctgTCTCGTTTGTGGGTTTTCATGTGGTCCTTCAGATGTTGCTTGCGGCCAAATcttctcccacactcagagcagctgaatgttttcttacatcttgaatcatgtttcagagagtttaaagctgactgaggttctctggtctccttccaatcagcactgtcagcAGCCTCAGGATCAGCAgcgtctccagtctggtcttcggTCTCTGGTTGTTCAGTCGAGCTGCAACGTCTTTCATCACACTCAGAGCTCAGAGTTTTAAATCTCCCTCCAGCAGCAGCCGGGTAAACACACTGATGGCACTCGACTCCTGAGTGCAAAACAAGTCTCCTGTTACACAGTCTGCAGCTCTGTCGTTTCTCCCCTCGGTGGACGCCCATGTGTTCTAGCAGATTTGACCTTTTTGGGTATTTCTTTCCACACACTGAGCAGCTGAACGGCTTCtcccctgtgtgtgttctcatgtGTGTCTCCAGGGatcctttttttataaattcctTCCCACAAACTGAGCAACTAAAAGGTTTTTCAGGAGAATTACATCTTAAGTGTTTATCAGCCTTTTTTAGAGAGTTTAAAggtgactgaggttctctggtctccttccaatcagcactgtcatcagtctcaggatcAGAAGAGTCTTCAGTctcagggacaggagtgaatgggaacttggtgatatcagcctcctccagcccttgaagctgctctccctcctgactgctccactgttcctcctgttcctctttaatgtgtggggggggctctggctcctgctggtccacactggagctacactcctgctgctcctcttcacCAACAATCACTTCCAGAACGTCTGGAGGTAAATctgaaacaaacagacagacatttatTAATACAAATCTTTAGGATACTCATAAAAAAACCTCATGCCTTCACTGTGCTCCGGCTGTAAAAGCTGTACTGGTCTGCAGCTGCAGCAAGGCAAAAGCTGCGTCTGGGCAAAGGTTACCATCACCACCGGCTTAAAGATACATCAGGGCACGAAAGGGTATCTAAAGAAAGGGCAACAGGGTACTCGCATCGGCAGCTACTTTCTGAGAAGCAGCTCGAGTCAGTCGACTGAAGTTCAGCAGCTTTGGCTCAGTCCCCCACTGCCTCCTCCTCTGGACAGCTTTCGACTACTTTAGGGTCCCAGCAGGCCTCACAAGCCTCATCAAGGCCTACTTTTGGGACATGCAGCTGTGCCTGACAACATCAGAATAAACCACAGTGTGGCA
It includes:
- the LOC120571049 gene encoding gastrula zinc finger protein XlCGF57.1-like, which encodes MELSFRSFPSLLSFLDYKPTATRFRRKWCLLLFARAEQRERRGEKPLAESRSGNPEQRFLVCSSEMERHREHTEETKPRGEDLPPDVLEVIVGEEEQQECSSSVDQQEPEPPPHIKEEQEEQWSSQEGEQLQGLEEADITKFPFTPVPETEDSSDPETDDSADWKETREPQSPLNSLKKADKHLRCNSPEKPFSCSVCGKEFIKKGSLETHMRTHTGEKPFSCSVCGKKYPKRSNLLEHMGVHRGEKRQSCRLCNRRLVLHSGVECHQCVYPAAAGGRFKTLSSECDERRCSSTEQPETEDQTGDAADPEAADSADWKETREPQSALNSLKHDSRCKKTFSCSECGRRFGRKQHLKDHMKTHKRDRPFSCSVCKKSYMQSGSLQIHMRVHTGKRAFRCSECGNRFGRKTHLDDHMRIHTGEKPFRCLVCKKSFAQSGNLYKHMSTHRKYGGGG